ACGGATAAACTGCAGATCTTTTCCAACTTCCAGTTCCAGTTTTTCACTCAGTTCTTTTCCCTGCCAGTTTCCAACCGTTGTACTGATGAGGTTTCCGAACTGATGGGTATTTTTAAGAATATATTTGTAAGCCGTAACGCGAACCCAGTGGTCAATTTTGTTCTGAAGACTTTCATCTGTCTTTAAATTCTGTGCAAACTTATTCAGGTTTTTAGAAAGATAGTTTTTTAATGCAGAATGTTCTTCCTGCAACTCCTTCATCAGCGTTTTTTTGATAGAAATCCAGATGTCGTTGGAATATTCTTCCAGTTTATCATTTTTCAGAAGTCCGTTTTTGATGGTTTTAAATTCGTCGTTCCATTTTGGATCTTCTTTAAGATCAACAGAAAATTCATGAATTTTTTGTGTAATCAGCGTTCTCACTTCATGCTGAGGGCTTTCTTCTATTTCCTTGAAAAAATCAGAAAGTCCGTCTGCAATCTTGTCTGCAATTTTATTGTCTACAAAAGACGGAATAAACGTGTAGCTTCCTTTTTTTACCCGGTCTTTAATCATTTCATCATTTTCCAGAATATATTCCTTGATCTGTCTTGAAAGGTTGGTGATGATCCTCTGATGGTCATTTTTTTCCAGAATATAACCGATCCCGTTTCCTACTACTTTATTGAGTTGAATATCATCTGTCATTTCAGACACTTTTTTGCTGATAAACTGGCTCACTGTCATATCATCAAGTTTATTCAGAATGTCAAGAACAATATCCGAAATATTTCTGATCAGAATATTCTGATTCTTTTCTTTCCCCAGCCAATCTCCTACGAAGTTTGAAATTTTAAGCTTCTGAATATAGGGACGGATATTCTGAGGAGACAGGAAATTGCTCACCACAAAACTTCCGAGATTATCTCCCAACCGTTGTTTGCTATTCTCAATCAGATTGGTATGAGGAATAGGAATTCCCAAAGGATGGCGGAATAAAGCGGTAACAGCAAACCAGTCTGCAAGCGCTCCGACCATCGCTGCTTCTGCAAAAGCACGCACATAGCCGATCCAATGAGAAGTATTGGACTTCTGTAATAGGCTGGTCACAATGAAAATCACCGCCATCAGAACAAATAATCCTGTGGCAAATGCTTTATATTTTCTGAGCTGTTTTCTTTTTGCGTCATCATTCATATTCTCAAATTTACTAAATTTGACTATCAAATCATTCAATATTTAAACCATAAAAGATAGAAACGTGTCTCTGAAAAATGCAAATAAGCAGAAAATTAAAGATTTTCAAAATCTGAAGTGCTTTTACATCTCCTCTCTCTTTTGTGGATAAGATACAAGAATTTAAAACTTATGATGAGATTTTTAGTTTACATCATCATATTAATTTTTCTGCAAGGATGCAGGCAGAAACATCAACCCCTTAAAATCACCTCCATGGAAAATAAAGAAGCAAAAAATAATCCATACTATTCCAGAACAGATACCACAAAACTCAACATTTCCAATGATGAATGGAAGAAAATCCTCGCTCCTGATCTTTATGCTATTGCCAGAGAAGCCGCTACAGAAAGAGCTTTCACCGGAAAGTACAATGAATTTGATGAAATCGGGGAATATTATTGTTCCGTTTGTGGAAATCATCTGTTCCGTTCTACTTCTAAATTTGCCAGCAGTTGCGGATGGCCGAGTTTTTTTGAAGCCGATAAAGAAGGCGTTTATTACAAACGAGATCTTGCCTATGGGATGGACAGGGTAGAAGTACTATGCAAAAGATGCGATTCTCATCTGGGACATGTTTTTGATGACGGTCCGAAACCTACAGGACTGCGTTATTGTATGAACTCTGTGAGTTTAGAATTCGTCCCGAATTCTGAAAAATAGTTTTTTAACTGAATGATATGGAAGTGCTGGAGCTCACGGATGAACGGAAAATGGTTTGGAAGGCATTATCCGAATTATACCTGGATACGGAACTTCAGGAATCAGATTTTCATTATGTAGCTCTTACGTTTTTTAAAAGTCCCTTCACTTTTGAAGAAATTAGAAAAATTGATCAATATGAAGTTTTTCCTGTTCTCTTTTTCAATCTATTAGATCCGGCCGGAGAATGGGCTGGCTTTGAGGAAAAAAGATTAGTTAAAAATATTATAAGCTGGCTCGGCTCAAGAAGTCAGTTGGATATTTTTGCGCTCAAATGTATTTATCCTATTTATGAACCGATAAATAGGAGTTATTGGAAAAAACTGAAAGAGGTTTATAATCAAATAGATGAATCATCGCACCGTTAAAGTTTCTTAAATTGAGTTAAACTTTTTAGAGTTATAATCTGCTGGTAATTATGTTTTTATAATTTTGCCTCACTAATTTGGAATTAATATAGTATTGA
This region of Chryseobacterium vaccae genomic DNA includes:
- a CDS encoding DUF445 domain-containing protein, whose amino-acid sequence is MNDDAKRKQLRKYKAFATGLFVLMAVIFIVTSLLQKSNTSHWIGYVRAFAEAAMVGALADWFAVTALFRHPLGIPIPHTNLIENSKQRLGDNLGSFVVSNFLSPQNIRPYIQKLKISNFVGDWLGKEKNQNILIRNISDIVLDILNKLDDMTVSQFISKKVSEMTDDIQLNKVVGNGIGYILEKNDHQRIITNLSRQIKEYILENDEMIKDRVKKGSYTFIPSFVDNKIADKIADGLSDFFKEIEESPQHEVRTLITQKIHEFSVDLKEDPKWNDEFKTIKNGLLKNDKLEEYSNDIWISIKKTLMKELQEEHSALKNYLSKNLNKFAQNLKTDESLQNKIDHWVRVTAYKYILKNTHQFGNLISTTVGNWQGKELSEKLELEVGKDLQFIRVNGTLVGGLVGLIIYTIAHFFL
- the msrB gene encoding peptide-methionine (R)-S-oxide reductase MsrB, with the translated sequence MENKEAKNNPYYSRTDTTKLNISNDEWKKILAPDLYAIAREAATERAFTGKYNEFDEIGEYYCSVCGNHLFRSTSKFASSCGWPSFFEADKEGVYYKRDLAYGMDRVEVLCKRCDSHLGHVFDDGPKPTGLRYCMNSVSLEFVPNSEK
- a CDS encoding DUF7079 family protein, with product MEVLELTDERKMVWKALSELYLDTELQESDFHYVALTFFKSPFTFEEIRKIDQYEVFPVLFFNLLDPAGEWAGFEEKRLVKNIISWLGSRSQLDIFALKCIYPIYEPINRSYWKKLKEVYNQIDESSHR